One Helicobacter cetorum MIT 00-7128 DNA window includes the following coding sequences:
- the petA gene encoding ubiquinol-cytochrome c reductase iron-sulfur subunit, with protein sequence MADIKRRDFLGMSLAGATAVGAVASLVAMKKTWDPLPSVVSAGFTTIDVANMQEGQFSTVEWRGKPVYILKRSKKESFNEKRDFKIGDGVFTTAIQICTHLGCIPAYEGEDKGFLCPCHGGRFTSNGVNIAGTPPPRPFDIPPFKIEGTKITFGEAGAEYKKMMGKA encoded by the coding sequence ATGGCGGATATTAAAAGGCGTGATTTTCTAGGAATGAGCCTAGCTGGTGCTACAGCTGTTGGAGCAGTGGCTAGTCTAGTAGCAATGAAAAAGACTTGGGACCCGCTTCCAAGCGTTGTGTCAGCAGGTTTTACGACCATAGATGTGGCTAATATGCAAGAGGGGCAATTCTCCACCGTAGAATGGCGTGGTAAGCCGGTTTATATCTTAAAGCGTTCTAAAAAAGAGAGCTTTAATGAAAAACGAGATTTTAAAATTGGCGATGGCGTTTTTACCACAGCGATTCAAATTTGCACGCATTTAGGTTGTATCCCTGCTTATGAGGGTGAGGATAAAGGGTTTTTGTGCCCATGCCATGGGGGGCGTTTCACTTCTAATGGCGTGAATATCGCTGGCACTCCCCCCCCACGACCTTTTGATATTCCGCCTTTTAAGATTGAGGGCACTAAAATCACTTTTGGTGAGGCAGGGGCTGAGTATAAGAAAATGATGGGCAAAGCATAA